The following are encoded in a window of Pristis pectinata isolate sPriPec2 chromosome 1, sPriPec2.1.pri, whole genome shotgun sequence genomic DNA:
- the LOC127570433 gene encoding insulinoma-associated protein 1b: MPRGFLVKRNIKSSLVSYRIRNEERQPVEIPPLSGNVRAAIYPFSLSQPSSEKNSPEQLKDGFTRGKIVDTAHRKDELEEDSTSGTFYTKATLSEYSISGWANVSYTPIKPIDKELGNTFFDTCLTPSASDEPFAPAASLNPIERLLVQPHLSEATAKCGGITHLYAPFHGSKRCVPDPGPRKHRSTPKKSKVFRKLNFEDEVSTSPVLGLRIKVDPRDCKPSPALMNKPLGEFICQLCKEQYSDPFSLAQHKCSRIVRVEYRCLECDKVFSCPANLASHRRWHKPRPDPNPQRDNQNCSVEPARAEPVRKENSGERDGSAGTMDSAKQPGCPGGGSVQRMDGRFQCRYCSKRFRRQAYLRKHLGAHEAVGSSVHRHLGAARMPFPCQLCGVDLQTAESRDKHLLWHAVSGGAPALFGPDCGEKCAAPEDQADKGDLGALLFCCKHCPSTFFSSPGLTRHINKCHPSESRQVLLLPLSASAGC; this comes from the coding sequence ATGCCAAGAGGATTTTTAGTAAAGAGGAACATTAAATCGTCTCTAGTTTCATACAGGATTCGGAATGAGGAGAGGCAGCCAGTGGAAATTCCCCCTTTGAGCGGGAATGTGCGGGCAGCCATATATCCATTTAGCCTGTCACAGCCAAGTTCTGAGAAAAACAGTCCAGAACAGCTTAAAGATGGATTTACACGAGGTAAAATCGTGGACACGGCCCACAGAAAGGACGAGCTAGAAGAGGACAGTACTTCAGGTACATTCTACACTAAAGCCACTTTGTCAGAGTATAGTATCTCTGGTTGGGCTAACGTCTCCTACACACCCATCAAACCCATTGACAAGGAACTCGGGAACACTTTCTTTGACACTTGTTTAACCCCATCTGCTTCAGACGAGCCTTTCGCTCCTGCGGCCTCGTTAAACCCAATAGAGAGGCTTTTGGTTCAGCCACATCTCTCAGAGGCGACTGCCAAATGCGGAGGCATTACTCACCTGTACGCACCTTTCCACGGGAGTAAGCGATGCGTGCCAGATCCCGGCCCTCGTAAGCACAGGAGCACCCCGAAGAAGTCCAAAGTATTCAGAAAACTCAATTTCGAGGACGAGGTGAGCACTTCCCCTGTCTTGGGTCTACGAATTAAGGTTGACCCCAGGGATTGCAAGCCGTCGCCGGCACTGATGAACAAGCCCCTTGGAGAATTCATCTGCCAGTTGTGCAAAGAGCAATACTCAGACCCGTTCTCTCTAGCCCAGCACAAATGCTCCAGGATCGTCCGTGTGGAGTACCGCTGCCTTGAGTGTGATAAAGTCTTCAGCTGCCCAGCTAACCTGGCCTCGCATCGGCGCTGGCACAAACCTCGCCCTGATCCAAATCCCCAgcgggacaaccagaactgctcgGTGGAGCCGGCCCGGGCAGAGCCAGTCAGAAAGGAGAACTCGGGGGAACGGGACGGCAGCGCCGGCACCATGGACAGCGCCAAGCAGCCGGGCTGTCCGGGCGGCGGCTCAGTCCAGCGGATGGACGGGCGCTTCCAATGCCGCTACTGCAGCAAGAGATTCCGCCGACAGGCTTACCTGAGAAAGCACCTGGGCGCCCACGAAGCGGTCGGGTCGAGCGTCCACCGCCACCTCGGTGCGGCCCGGATGCCCTTCCCCTGCCAGCTATGCGGGGTGGACCTGCAGACGGCCGAGAGCCGTGacaagcacctcctctggcatgcGGTGAGCGGCGGAGCACCGGCGCTCTTCGGGCCCGACTGCGGCGAGAAATGCGCCGCTCCCGAGGATCAAGCTGACAAGGGCGACCTGGGAGCCCTGCTCTTCTGCTGCAAACACTGCCCATCGACTTTCTTCAGCTCGCCCGGACTCACCAGGCACATCAACAAGTGCCACCCATCAGAGAGTAGGCAGGTGCTGCTTCTGCCACTGTCGGCCTCGGCGGGCTGTTAG